The nucleotide sequence CAAAATTCATGATCAACAGtagaatttttcaaacaaaatttgaAGTAAATTGGAGAAAGCATTCATTCCTGTATTAATACTAAAAACAAACTGCTTTTTTGCTATTTGATATTAAAAGAAGGAAAGAGACAAAAACTGAGTTTACTGGACTCATCTAGACTAGATCTAGTGAACAAAGATTAGTTGGTTAAATTCcagttttaaaagagaaaattttaAATAGTAATGCAAGAATGGCATGCCTGCTCCAATGATCTTAAAGTAGCCATCAAATGAATGCTGGAGGTTTACCCTTTCATGACAATCCGTCTAACCCTTTTCCTAATAGGAAGAAAAAACTGAATTGATTGCTACAGGGGCTtgtcaatggggaaaaaaaagagagttaCGAACCTTTctggtaactgttgttctttgagatgtgttgcacatgtccattccaatgtaggtatCTGTGCACCCCGAGCACAGTTGCCAGAAATTTTTCCCTTAGCGATATCCATTGGGTCAGCTCTAGCACCCTCTGGTGTTGCACACTCATAGTGCTGGTATAAGGCCCTTCTGACCCTGCCCTCCTTTGGTTTCTTCTTACTGACAGCCTCCAAAGAGGGAATGCAGGGTGgattttggaatggacatgtgcagcacatcttgaagaacaacagttacagaaaagtTAGTAACCAGTTTTTCTTCTctgagtgcttgcacatgtccattccaatatgACTCACAAGTTGACCCAGAGGTGGGTTCAGAGGTCAAGGGCAGGCTGACTGTAACACAGCCCAGCCGAAGCCGGCGTCATCTCTGGCCTGTTATGTAATGGCATGGTCGTCAGTTCGTATGTTCACCTCACACTAGGTTGCCACCCTGCATATGTCCTGAATTGGTACCTGCGCTAAGAAAGCAGTGGAAGATGCTTGAGATATTGTAAAGTGAGCAGTCAGGTTAGATGGGGGCAGGATGTTAGCGAGCATGTAACATGTCTTGATAAACTAAATGATCCACAATGAGATTCTTTGTGCAGAAATAGGGAGATCTCTCATCCTTTCTGCTATGAACAGCTAAGTAGTTCTGTGAATGGTTTGCTCCTTTGCATGTAGTAGGCCAGGAAATGCCATACATCCAATGAGTGGAGTCGCTGTTCCTCCCTGTTCACATGCGGTTTAGGCTAGAACATCAGCAAAAAAACTACTTGACTGCAATGGAACTGAGATACAACTTTTGGGAGGAACGATGGGTGCGGTCACAACTGGACCTTGTCTTTGAAAGAGACCACATATGGGAGCTCCAGAATGAGAGCTCAGATCTCTGAAAGCCGTCTGACCAAGGTGATGGCCACTACTTTCCAAGAGAGGTGTAGCAGCGAGCACGTTGCCAATGGTTCAAACAGGGTTTGACAAGACCAGGTTTAGATCCCATAGAGGGGTGGGATCCCTGACCTGTGGGTACACCCTCTCCAGGCCCTTGAGGAACCTGACTACTATGTCGTGTGAAAAGACTGAAAGATTGTCGACCTTGGGATGGAAGGCTGAGATGGCTGCTAGCCCTTTCTGTCTTAAAAGGAGGTAGTCCAGAATGAGCTGCAGACGCAGGACTCGTTGTTGTGAACACCAGATggagaacctcttccattttgCCCGGTAGGTAGTGCTGGTAGATGGCTTTCTACTGCCCATCAGGACTTCTTGGACTTCCTCCAAACAAACCAGCTCTTCTGGATTTAGCCATAAAGCGTTCAGGCTGTCAGGTGCAGCGACGTAAGGTTCAGGTGAAGCATTCGACCCTAATCCCTGGATATCAAGTCTATGTGTGATGGGAGCTGTAAACGCATCTCCATTGACATGGCCAGGAGAGAGGAGAACCAACGTTGTCTGGGCCATGCCGGGGCGATGAGGATGACCTGCATTCGGTCCCACTTGATCTTCATCAGAACCTTGTGGATCAGAGGGATAGGCAGAAAGGCATAGGACAGGAGCTTTGTCCATGGTATTAGGAACACATCTCCAAGAGACTCTAGGCTGTGGTCCCTGAGGGAACAGAATTGATGGCATTTCCTGTTAGATCAAACGTCAAACAGGACCACAGGGGGAGTCCCCCACCATCAGAAGACGTTCCTTACAAAGTCTACATGGAGAAGAGAAAGACCCGCTTTGGCATTCTGCTAGCTGTTCTGAATCCTGGGAAGGTAGGAAGCTTCTAGTGTGATGCCCTGGTCAATGCAGAATAACGACAGACAGACAGCTTCCTAACACAGGGAGGAAGAATGTGCACCCTTCTGCCTGTTTATGTAGAACATGGCTGTCGTATCGTCAGTAAGGACTGAAACAGATTTGCCTGTCAAGAGGGGCAGAAATGCCTGCCAAGCTAAGTATACTGCCCTGAGTTCCCTGACACTGATTTGCAGGGACAGTTCTTCTTGGGTCCAGAGGCCTTATGTTCTGATAGGCCCTAAGTGGGCCCCCCCAGCCAAGGGCTGATGCATTGCATACCAGCGACAGGGATGGACAAGGTCTCGAGAAGGGTACCCCTTTGCATATCATGCTCCTGTCCAGCCACTGTTGTAGTGAGGTCAGGACCTGGGCCGGGACTATGACAACCAAGTCCAAGAGGTGACGAGGGGGGAGTAGACTGTGATTAGCCAGGCTTGCAGAAGCCTGAGTTGGAGCCTTGCGTGCTGTAGTAGGTATGTGCATAACGCAATGTGGCTCAGGAGGCTCAGACACTGTTGTGCAGTCACGATCAGATGGCTTTGGAAAGATCTTAACAATTAACCAGTCCTTCAGAAGTACAGCTCTCGCTTGCACCGAGTCGAGTActgcccctatgaactctatcctgTGGATTAGGGTGGACTTCTGGAAGTTCAACACAAGGCCCAACACATTGAAGGTTGATTGGATGAGCCATATGTCAACCTTTATTTGAGCTCTAGACCGTCCCCTGATCAGACAGTTGTTGAGGTATAGGAATATGTGGACTCCTGTTTTCCTTAGAAAGGCCACTACTACCGCTACACATTTCATGAAAACCTGTGGGGGCAGCTGACAGCCCTAATGGGAGCACTGTGAACTGGTAGTGATTTTGGTTTACTACAAACCTTAGGAAATGTCTGTGACCAGGGAAGATTGCAATATGGAAGTAAGCGGTCCTTTAGATCGAGGGCGACATACCAATCCCCAGGATCCAGCGAGGGAATAAGGAAGGcaaggagaccatgcagaacttcaggtTCTTGAAATATCGGTTGAGACTGCTCAGGCCTAAAATGGGTCTGAGACATACACCCCTTTCGTTTTCAGGATTAGGAAGTAGCGGGAATAGAACCCTCTTCCCCTCAAGTGAGGAAGAACCTACTCTACAGCTCCCACCTGAAGGAGGATTGGACTTCTTGCTGAAGGGTCCCTGAAAGGGGgcaggagaagaaagagggggatGGACAGGAATTGGATGGTGTAACCCTGTTTTATGGTATTGAGGCCCCATCGGTCTGAAGTAATCTGGATCCAGGAATCCAGGAAATAGGAAAGGGAGTTCGAAAACAGGTGTGTACCTGGATCCAATGTAGAAGGGATTGTAATGCTGACCTAGAGTGTCTCATCAAAATGAGTGCTTTGACAACCCGAGGTGCCTGGAGGCTGGCTGAGTAGGGCCCGTTAAGAATGACTGCGTCTAGACCTcctgtttcttctcctctgttGTTCCTGCCTGGCTGTTTGAGGAAAGTAACTGCAGCAGTCTGCATTGTTTTCTTCGATCTGCCAGTACACAGAGACACAAGCACTTCAAAGTTGCCTTTGAGTCCTTACGGCCAGGCAGCCTAGCATCTGTCTGCTCTGAGAAGAGCAACGAACCCTCGAAAGCCAGGTCCTGGATGGTGTGTTACACCTCCTGAGGAAGCCCCAATGATTGCAACCAGGAGCTCCTACGTATCGTCACCGCAGTCACCATTGATCTGGCCGCAGAGGTAGCAGCGTCCAGGGCTGCTTGTAGGGAGGCCCAGGATACAGTTTTTCCTTTCTTGACAAGGGAGGAAAACTCCTGTCTGGAGTCTTGGGGAAGAAGGTGATTGAATTTGAGCAACAACTCCCACATGTTGAAGTTCTAGCACCCCAGCAAGGCCTGCTGGTTTCCTACATGCAGTTGAGGGACCCCTGAGGAGTAGGCCTTGCGCCCAAAGAGGTCTAGCCTTCTAGGGTCCTTCAACTTCGGACTGGAGCCAGGTTGACCCTGGCAGTCTCATTCATTGGCCATCGCAACCACCAACCACATCCCGGGAGTGTGTGAAAAGGAATTCATACCCCTTAGCCGGAACAAAGTATTTACACTGAGTGTTTTGCCATTGGCAGAAGGGAGGCAGGGGTTTGCTGAAGGGCCTTAATAGAGTCTGTGATGGTGTCATGTAGCAGTAGGGCCACTCTGGATGGACCCACTGGTGACAGGATGTCTAAGAGGCCATGTGTCACCTCCTTAACCACCTCCACTTGGACCCCTAGGTTTAAGGCTACCCGCTACCTGCTGCAGGGTCAGCAGGGCCTTATACCAGCATGCGATGCCAGAAGGCATTAGAGCCAACCGAATGTATACTGCCACGGGAATAATTTTTGGCACCTGTGTGGGTGCACAAATACTTACATTGAAATGGATATGTCAAACATCAAAGGAGGAGTATTTCCCCACCAAAACTGAAGTTAGAATAGTGGTGGTCATCACAATTATACAAGCCTGCTTTTTTGGCAGACCCTAGcttcaaaaatgaaaatggaaactgTCAGTCCCAGCATCCCCATACTTTTGCAGAGCTCCTGGGGTGTTCTTTTCCTACAATTCTTTAGCAATTCCACAAGAGGCCTGGGGCACGTAAGAGCCTCAAGTTTGGTGAAACAGTGAAGAAAGGAGATATGGCAGGCAGCACCGAAGTGGCATGTGGGCAGCACAGAgtggagaaggaggcctgggggCAACAGTAGAGCAGAGGCCATTTCACTTCCACTGCAGCCCTTAAGCAGATTCCATATGGACTCATCAGAGCCTCACATCCCTGCCTTCTACAAACCTTAAGTTAGTTCAGAGGCTTCCCACCAGCTTGCAATCCTCACTAGGCTTATTAGGAGTCTCACAGTCATTCCTAGGAGTTTATTAAGTTAAATAAGCCTTGGTAGCCTAAAGCTCCTGGGGTGTCTAAAGGCTTGCAGAGAGTGGGAGAGCTCCCAAAAATACTCCTAAGATACCCTGACAGAACTCTACTCCTGTGAAACTCCTTAGATTCACATGAGAGAGGCTCCCCTGCAAAGTTCTCAAGAGGTGCACAGGAATAGGGCGCCCTTCCTGAAGATCTCAGGAAGCCTGCAGAAACAGTGGCAAGTGTTGGCTCCACACCCAATGCCTTCTCTTCCTGTCTGATGTTAtgactattttaaaaactaaagtaaCTCCCAAACAAAAAACTCTGTAGAGATTAAATTATGACAGACACACATCTGTGAAAATCCTTATATGAACATTGTCGTTAGTAAAATAAAGCTAATAAAAGTCTGGACGTTTGAAATAGTAAAGGAAGTTTACCTTTGACTTTCTACTTTTTCAGGTGTTTGTATTTAAATTTTAcctcttctctgaattcctttttaaaaggttGGGTTTTTCCAACAATGTTCTTTGTACAGTGTTTTATCCTTAAGTTACTGAAATATTCTCTCAACTTTAACTTCATCTTAACTTCTTTTGTGTCTGGAAATTAATTAGCATATTAATTAACAGATATTTTTATGCaagaggagaaagaaggaagGTGGGAAGAATAGCTCAGAAGGTCTCCGTATTAACACCTCTATGTACAATTTTATAATTACAAATGTTACACAAATTAAAAGTTTTATTAAACATATGTAACAGTATAACTTCAGAGTGTTTTCCAGTACCCTATATATGAACATTCTTACCTTTTTAGCTTCTTTAGACTTTCTAATATTGTGTTGAGGACCAAACTTCTTGTGTGTGCAAAACACATTCTTAGACCATTCATTTTTATGAGATGTTAACTGGGGCTGGCCAAAGCTGCCATCAACTCTATATCTGTCAGCTGGAATCTTATTCATTGGAGGGGGAAGAGTGCCACAATTAATACTTGACCAGCCATCTGTAGAATCTGTATAAGACTCCTGGTCACTGGCATTTCCATGTTGCCATTCTTGTAAGACATGAACAGGCAACCATCTCTGATTGCCTATGCCTGCAGTACTTTTCTTGGATGGCGGCACTGAACTTCGAGAAGAAACTAGTGGAACTTCAATACGAGTTGAAGGACTTAAGTGCTTACTTAAATTTTGTGATTTGTCATTCTGAATCATTTCTAAAGGAGTGTTTCCTTCTTGTTCCTGACAGAAGCCATTCCAATGGGAAGCATGTTGATTCTGTCCCCTTCCAACTGGATTTTCCCATATACTATTAGGAATATGTTTATTTGGATTGCCTCCTAAATCAACCACCAAAACTCTATTGCTTTTTTCCTCTTGGTTAAAATTTCCAATACCACTATCACTATTGCTGCTTGTACTGTTATTCTGATGAGCATCTGCATCGCCATCAAGAAAAGCCCTTGCTCGCATTCCCTCAATCAGCTCACCCATATCCCTATAGAGGACAGAGATAAATTGAAGAACAGGTAAAGATGATGTTGGAAATTCTAAACAGCCATTTGTGTCTGGATCTGCTGTACACTCCAGTCCAAAACGTCTTGCTATACCTTGGTGAATTTTATGATGAAATAATTCCGGATCCACCATGAACACATGACAAGATGTCCTCAGAACCCCTTCATCTTCCTGAGCCAAGCTTGCATCATCATTTGTCTGCATGGTAACTAGCCCAAAAAATCTTCTATCATCAGGGCACACAGCACTAAATGCCAGTTTCTCAGCAGGATATTCTGCTACTACACCAGACTTGTCACTGCAGAGCTGAATACAGTCATGCATAATCTTCATCATCACCAATGAATGGATTTTCTGTTCTGCCCGAAGACGTCTCATACATCCCCGAATAGCCTGCAAACTGTCATTTTCCAGATTTGAGCTTGTTGAAGGAAGTTCAATCGAGCCTAGGTAACCTACCACCATAGCAACATTTAAAATACTTGCATCTAACCCAAAGTCCTCTGGATTTTCCAGTCCAATTTGAAAAACTAAATCATCATGCAACACTTTGGATATTTCTTCCTTTGAAAGTAGATTAGGATTGTTATTTATACTTTCATGTCCAGTTTCAAATTTAGTAGCAGCAGTCTCAGAAAGGGCTCTTTGTTTTGGTACTGAATTCTCTGCATTACCAGCACAAAAACTAGGATTTTCAAAGATCATGTTGAAAATTCCACCAGACTGCATTTCTTCAACAACCTTCTCTGCTCTATTTATACCCAAGGCTTTAGagtcaggctttggcttcagccaccCTTTCCCATCATAAAAACCAACTTCTTCATCACTAGAACATGAGTCAATATGACTGTTGCCTTCAGCAATGACCATGTGCAGGACTCCAGAACATTTTCCTATTAGTTTCACCACATCTTCATGAGAAGCTTGTTTTACATTAATTTCATTAATTGCAAATATTTGATCTCCTGCTTTAAGTCCAACATAATCTGCAGGACTTCCTTTCATAACGCAGCTAAGAACACAGGGAGCTTGTCCAGAAAGGGTGAACCCATAGCCAGCTCTTCCTCTTGCAACTTCCACGCTTCTTATCCGAGGAGGAGCATGCATATTGAGTCGacgtttcactgtttcccctggTCTATACATTTTGGTTAATCTCTGGAACAGGAGGAACCCTTAATTAGTCCAATTCTTATTCATGtttcacttaagtgctttcctggaatCCCAGTTCCTTTATCTGCAGAAGTcctaaagaataaataaaaattgatttaatactttatattttccttttttgttcttcttACTGTTTGGGAATACATTTATCAAAATTACTATAAAAGatatcaaaataataaaatattggcACAGGATCATGATCTCTTGCTACTTTATTCATTTCAAAGCAAAACTGAACAGACCTCAATGTTGATgcaaaaattatattaataaaatgataacttttaaaatattaagttgTTACAACTCAATATTAAGATATAGCTACAACAGGGGCTCCCCAATTTTTGGCAGAACAACctcattttaattatttcctgatgggacattttgaaaagcaaaatggTGTCTTCTCTCAGCATGACCTTGCAACctcattttaattatttcctgATGGGACAATTTGAAAAGCAAAATGGTGTCCGCTCTCAGCATGACCTTGCACACACCGTATTCGAAAGGTCATGTTGAGCgaagcaaaatggcatcctttgTGCTTGACAGCAAGACCCCATTTgaggtcatgacccacagtttgggaaccactgagccaCAAATATGTTTCAGCCATAATACTTGAAAATAGGACAATACATATTATTATGTTTTATTATGTTTAGCTAGTTATGTTGCAAAATGCTAACGTTAACCAAAGAAATTCCAGAATTTCTGCTATCACCCAAGGACAAACACATGTCAGAAAAGATAGCCCAACCTAGGCATAAAACCATGTTTTCTTACCCCACAAGTAGCTGCATTTTAAACTTTACCTTGCTTTATCTTTATACCGTTTTCTTTTCTACTGTATTTAAAAGATGAATTGGTTATTTAAATTTGTGCTTTGTACAAAATAGTTAATAGAAGTTTAATTGCTATAACAAACAGATTGTAACTCTGAGGAGCTTAGTCAAGGGACAAACCCCTAAAAGTGTCTTATCTACACCAGGACACCTCCCTCTGTAAAATACCAGTTTGATACAAAAGTAATCCTTATTTCAAGACGACAAACTACTTAAAACATTCATGTTTTAG is from Chelonia mydas isolate rCheMyd1 chromosome 4, rCheMyd1.pri.v2, whole genome shotgun sequence and encodes:
- the RGS12 gene encoding regulator of G-protein signaling 12 isoform X5, which translates into the protein MYRPGETVKRRLNMHAPPRIRSVEVARGRAGYGFTLSGQAPCVLSCVMKGSPADYVGLKAGDQIFAINEINVKQASHEDVVKLIGKCSGVLHMVIAEGNSHIDSCSSDEEVGFYDGKGWLKPKPDSKALGINRAEKVVEEMQSGGIFNMIFENPSFCAGNAENSVPKQRALSETAATKFETGHESINNNPNLLSKEEISKVLHDDLVFQIGLENPEDFGLDASILNVAMVVGYLGSIELPSTSSNLENDSLQAIRGCMRRLRAEQKIHSLVMMKIMHDCIQLCSDKSGVVAEYPAEKLAFSAVCPDDRRFFGLVTMQTNDDASLAQEDEGVLRTSCHVFMVDPELFHHKIHQGIARRFGLECTADPDTNGCLEFPTSSLPVLQFISVLYRDMGELIEGMRARAFLDGDADAHQNNSTSSNSDSGIGNFNQEEKSNRVLVVDLGGNPNKHIPNSIWENPVGRGQNQHASHWNGFCQEQEGNTPLEMIQNDKSQNLSKHLSPSTRIEVPLVSSRSSVPPSKKSTAGIGNQRWLPVHVLQEWQHGNASDQESYTDSTDGWSSINCGTLPPPMNKIPADRYRVDGSFGQPQLTSHKNEWSKNVFCTHKKFGPQHNIRKSKEAKKGAKFGHPVGLALAPQRSSVRRSFGRSKRFSITRSLDDLESATVSDGELNSSDLKDCISDNSLSSNASLPSVQSCRRLRERRVASWAVSFERLLQDPVGVRFFSEFLRKEFSEENILFWQACEYFNHVPAHDKKELSYRAREIFSRFLCSKATTPVNIDSQAQLADDILSAPRPDMFKEQQLQIFNLMKFDSYTRFLKSPLYQECILAEVEGRPIPDPQRVPSSPTSKHSISSERSHTSTPKKLIGKSKSGRSLNEESGEEDAEKKKKGTFFSWSRSKSVGRSQKKRENDDYQNDSMHTNGLFCRRESQGSMSSAASLELSDASRVSASLPDKEKSSKYCCINLPDGSSCKMVVKSGFSVKEMLSGLCEKHGINVAAVDLFLVGGDKPLVLHQDSSILDSRDLRLEKRTLFRLDLVPINRSVGLKAKPTKPVTEVLRPVVAKYGLNLNELVAKLNGDQEPLDLGVPISNLDGQRVVLYEKEPTKGRDRQKGAPVKQSTVVTSTSRNQSSTWTRTTLIYTSEL
- the RGS12 gene encoding regulator of G-protein signaling 12 isoform X3: MYRPGETVKRRLNMHAPPRIRSVEVARGRAGYGFTLSGQAPCVLSCVMKGSPADYVGLKAGDQIFAINEINVKQASHEDVVKLIGKCSGVLHMVIAEGNSHIDSCSSDEEVGFYDGKGWLKPKPDSKALGINRAEKVVEEMQSGGIFNMIFENPSFCAGNAENSVPKQRALSETAATKFETGHESINNNPNLLSKEEISKVLHDDLVFQIGLENPEDFGLDASILNVAMVVGYLGSIELPSTSSNLENDSLQAIRGCMRRLRAEQKIHSLVMMKIMHDCIQLCSDKSGVVAEYPAEKLAFSAVCPDDRRFFGLVTMQTNDDASLAQEDEGVLRTSCHVFMVDPELFHHKIHQGIARRFGLECTADPDTNGCLEFPTSSLPVLQFISVLYRDMGELIEGMRARAFLDGDADAHQNNSTSSNSDSGIGNFNQEEKSNRVLVVDLGGNPNKHIPNSIWENPVGRGQNQHASHWNGFCQEQEGNTPLEMIQNDKSQNLSKHLSPSTRIEVPLVSSRSSVPPSKKSTAGIGNQRWLPVHVLQEWQHGNASDQESYTDSTDGWSSINCGTLPPPMNKIPADRYRVDGSFGQPQLTSHKNEWSKNVFCTHKKFGPQHNIRKSKEAKKGAKFGHPVGLALAPQRSSVRRSFGRSKRFSITRSLDDLESATVSDGELNSSDLKDCISDNSLSSNASLPSVQSCRRLRERRVASWAVSFERLLQDPVGVRFFSEFLRKEFSEENILFWQACEYFNHVPAHDKKELSYRAREIFSRFLCSKATTPVNIDSQAQLADDILSAPRPDMFKEQQLQIFNLMKFDSYTRFLKSPLYQECILAEVEGRPIPDPQRVPSSPTSKHSISSERSHTSTPKKLIGKSKSGRSLNEESGEEDAEKKKKGTFFSWSRSKSVGRSQKKRENDDYQNDSMHTNGLFCRRESQGSMSSAASLELSDASRVSASLPDKEKSSKYCCINLPDGSSCKMVVKSGFSVKEMLSGLCEKHGINVAAVDLFLVGGDKPLVLHQDSSILDSRDLRLEKRTLFRLDLVPINRSVGLKAKPTKPVTEVLRPVVAKYGLNLNELVAKLNGDQEPLDLGVPISNLDGQRVVLYEKEPTKGRDRQKGAPVKQSTVVTSTSRNQSSTGEGRTLGKSNSIKIKGENGKNARDARLSKREESLAKIGGKKYQKINLDEAEVDKNHPHLHQ
- the RGS12 gene encoding regulator of G-protein signaling 12 isoform X4, translated to MYRPGETVKRRLNMHAPPRIRSVEVARGRAGYGFTLSGQAPCVLSCVMKGSPADYVGLKAGDQIFAINEINVKQASHEDVVKLIGKCSGVLHMVIAEGNSHIDSCSSDEEVGFYDGKGWLKPKPDSKALGINRAEKVVEEMQSGGIFNMIFENPSFCAGNAENSVPKQRALSETAATKFETGHESINNNPNLLSKEEISKVLHDDLVFQIGLENPEDFGLDASILNVAMVVGYLGSIELPSTSSNLENDSLQAIRGCMRRLRAEQKIHSLVMMKIMHDCIQLCSDKSGVVAEYPAEKLAFSAVCPDDRRFFGLVTMQTNDDASLAQEDEGVLRTSCHVFMVDPELFHHKIHQGIARRFGLECTADPDTNGCLEFPTSSLPVLQFISVLYRDMGELIEGMRARAFLDGDADAHQNNSTSSNSDSGIGNFNQEEKSNRVLVVDLGGNPNKHIPNSIWENPVGRGQNQHASHWNGFCQEQEGNTPLEMIQNDKSQNLSKHLSPSTRIEVPLVSSRSSVPPSKKSTAGIGNQRWLPVHVLQEWQHGNASDQESYTDSTDGWSSINCGTLPPPMNKIPADRYRVDGSFGQPQLTSHKNEWSKNVFCTHKKFGPQHNIRKSKEAKKGAKFGHPVGLALAPQRSSVRRSFGRSKRFSITRSLDDLESATVSDGELNSSDLKDCISDNSLSSNASLPSVQSCRRLRERRVASWAVSFERLLQDPVGVRFFSEFLRKEFSEENILFWQACEYFNHVPAHDKKELSYRAREIFSRFLCSKATTPVNIDSQAQLADDILSAPRPDMFKEQQLQIFNLMKFDSYTRFLKSPLYQECILAEVEGRPIPDPQRVPSSPTSKHSISSERSHTSTPKKLIGKSKSGRSLNEESGEEDAEKKKKGTFFSWSRSKSVGRSQKKRENDDYQNDSMHTNGLFCRRESQGSMSSAASLELSDASRVSASLPDKEKSSKYCCINLPDGSSCKMVVKSGFSVKEMLSGLCEKHGINVAAVDLFLVGGDKPLVLHQDSSILDSRDLRLEKRTLFRLDLVPINRSVGLKAKPTKPVTEVLRPVVAKYGLNLNELVAKLNGDQEPLDLGVPISNLDGQRVVLYEKEPTKGRDRQKGAPVKQSTVVTSTSRNQSSTSFLNSYPKLKVTEQMTNVGC
- the RGS12 gene encoding regulator of G-protein signaling 12 isoform X6 is translated as MYRPGETVKRRLNMHAPPRIRSVEVARGRAGYGFTLSGQAPCVLSCVMKGSPADYVGLKAGDQIFAINEINVKQASHEDVVKLIGKCSGVLHMVIAEGNSHIDSCSSDEEVGFYDGKGWLKPKPDSKALGINRAEKVVEEMQSGGIFNMIFENPSFCAGNAENSVPKQRALSETAATKFETGHESINNNPNLLSKEEISKVLHDDLVFQIGLENPEDFGLDASILNVAMVVGYLGSIELPSTSSNLENDSLQAIRGCMRRLRAEQKIHSLVMMKIMHDCIQLCSDKSGVVAEYPAEKLAFSAVCPDDRRFFGLVTMQTNDDASLAQEDEGVLRTSCHVFMVDPELFHHKIHQGIARRFGLECTADPDTNGCLEFPTSSLPVLQFISVLYRDMGELIEGMRARAFLDGDADAHQNNSTSSNSDSGIGNFNQEEKSNRVLVVDLGGNPNKHIPNSIWENPVGRGQNQHASHWNGFCQEQEGNTPLEMIQNDKSQNLSKHLSPSTRIEVPLVSSRSSVPPSKKSTAGIGNQRWLPVHVLQEWQHGNASDQESYTDSTDGWSSINCGTLPPPMNKIPADRYRVDGSFGQPQLTSHKNEWSKNVFCTHKKFGPQHNIRKSKEAKKGAKFGHPVGLALAPQRSSVRRSFGRSKRFSITRSLDDLESATVSDGELNSSDLKDCISDNSLSSNASLPSVQSCRRLRERRVASWAVSFERLLQDPVGVRFFSEFLRKEFSEENILFWQACEYFNHVPAHDKKELSYRAREIFSRFLCSKATTPVNIDSQAQLADDILSAPRPDMFKEQQLQIFNLMKFDSYTRFLKSPLYQECILAEVEGRPIPDPQRVPSSPTSKHSISSERSHTSTPKKLIGKSKSGRSLNEESGEEDAEKKKKGTFFSWSRSKSVGRSQKKRENDDYQNDSMHTNGLFCRRESQGSMSSAASLELSDASRVSASLPDKEKSSKYCCINLPDGSSCKMVVKSGFSVKEMLSGLCEKHGINVAAVDLFLVGGDKPLVLHQDSSILDSRDLRLEKRTLFRLDLVPINRSVGLKAKPTKPVTEVLRPVVAKYGLNLNELVAKLNGDQEPLDLGVPISNLDGQRVVLYEKEPTKGRDRQKGAPVKQSTVVTSTSRNQSSTLKVTEQMTNVGC